CTACCTGGTTCCGGCGTCGGCGGAGCGCCCGTCGTCCGTCCCCAGCCCCGACCTGCTGGAGGAGGTGCTCAATGGACTCCGCCGCCTGGACACCTCCGCCTGAGACGGCCTACGTGGCCCCGACGGTGCGGCGATCGGCGAAGATCCTGATCGTCGGCCCGGCCGGGGTCGGCAAGACCACGTTCGTCGACACCATGTCGGAGATCGCGCCGCTGCACACCGAGGAGTCGCTGACCTCGGCCAGCGAGGGCGTCGACGACCTGCGCCACACCCCCGCGAAGTCGACGACGACGGTGGCGCTGGACTTCGGGCGCCGCACGCTCAACGACCGGCTGGTGCTGTACCTGTTCGGCACGCCCGGTCAGCAGCGGTTCGCGTACTTGTGGCGGACGTTGGCGAACAACTCGCTGGGCGCGCTGGTGCTCGCGGACACGCGGCGGCTGGCGGATTCGTTCGAGGTGATGGACCGCGTCGAGGAGCTCGGGGTGCCGTACGCGATCGCGGTGAACGTGTTCGACGACGCGCCGCGGCATTCGGTCGCGGAGCTGCGGGAAGCGCTCGATCCGGATCCGGACACGCCCGTCGCCGTCTGCGACGCCAGGGATCAGGCGTCCTGCGCGCGGGTCCTGGTCGAACTCGTCGAGCACGTGGTCGCCGCCTCGTCGACGGGCAGGCACGCGGCGGATCCGACGGTGCGGCTGTGACGGGCGCCGCGCGCGCCGCGCCGGTGCACCCGTCCGCCCGCACCGCGATCCTCCCCTCCACCCAGTCCTGAGCACGGAGCCACCATGACCGCCCTTTCCCCCGGCCACCCCGATCAGCAGTCCCGCGTCCCGCTCTACGGCGAGGAGTTCACCGCCCGCCCGGAGGAGGTGTACTCGCGGCTGCGGGCGCGGGGCCCGATCGTGCCGGTGCTGCTGGCGCCGGACGTGCCCGCGATGCTCGTCGTGGACTACGACACGGCGCTGCAGGTGCTGCGCAGCCCGCACGTGTTCGTGAAGGACTCCCGCCGCTGGCAGGACACCGCTCCCCCGGACACCCCGGTGCTGCCGATGATGTCGTGGCGGCCGAACACGCTCTACGCCGACGGCGAGCGGCACGCGCGGCTGCGCCCGCCGGTGGAGAACAGCCTCACCGCGGTGAAACCGGCCCAGCTGCGGCGGTTCGTGCAGTCCAGCGCGATCAACCTGATCCAGGGCTTCACCGGCCGCGGCCACGCGGACCTGCTCGGCGAGTACGCGGCGCAGCTGCCGCTGCTGGTGCTGCAGCAGATGTTCGGCTGCCCGGCGGAGATCGCGCAGGACATGGTCGCCGCGATCGCCGCGCTGTGGGACGGCACCGACCCCCAGCTGGCGAACCAGTACTTGGAGACGAGCGTCGCGGACCTGGTCCGCTACAAGCGCGCAAACCCCGGCGACGACGTCACGACCCGGATGATCGAGCACCCGCACGGGCTCGACGACGACGAGCTGGTGCACCAGCTGATCATCACGATGGGCGCGGGTGCGGAGCCGCTGGGCAACTGGATCGCGAACGCGCTGTACCTGCTGCTGACCGAGCACCGGGTGGCGGATGCGGTGGCCACCGGCAGCGTCGCGCTGGACGAGGCGCTCGACGACGTGCTGTGGCGGTTCACGCCGCTGACGAACTACGCGATCACGTACCCGCGGCACGCGCTGCACCTCGGCCAGGTCGCGCTGGCCGCGGACGAGCCGGTGGTGATCTCGATGGCGGCGATCAACACGGACCCGTCGCTGCACCCCGGTGGCCAGGTTCCCGCAGGCAACCGGGCGCACTTGGCGTTCAGCGCGGGCGCGCACACCTGCCCGGCGAGCAGGCCCGCGCGCTTGATCGCGACCGTGGCGCTGGAAACGCTTTTGGACTACGTTCCCGAAGTCGAGCTGGATGATCAGCAACCGCTGCAGTGGCGGCCGGGTCCCTTCCACCGGGCGTTGACCGCCCTCCCGGTGCGCTTCCCAGCGGTGACCACTCTCGCCGAACCCGCCACAGGAGGATCCGAATGCCCCCATCGCAGTGCCCGGTAGCCGCTCTCGATCCGGCCGGCGCCGATGTGCACGGAGAGGCCGACCGACTGCGCGCGCACGGCGCCGCGGCCCTGGTGACGCTGCCCGGTGACGTACCGGCGTGGGTGGTCACGGATCACGGCGAGCTGCGCGGGCTGCTCGCGGATCCTCGGGTGTCCAAAGACCCCCGGCAGCACTGGCCCGCGTGGATCAACGGCGAGGTTCCGGGCGATTGGCCGCTGATCTCCTGGGTGGGCGTGGACAACATGTTCACCGCGTTCGGCGCCGAGCACACCCGGCTGCGCGGCCTGGTGTCGAAGGCGTTCACCCCGCGCCGGGTGGAGGCGCTGCGCCCGCGCATCGAGCAGATCACCGCGGAGCTGCTCGACGAGCTCGCGACCGAGTCCGGCGAGGT
This window of the Saccharopolyspora gloriosae genome carries:
- a CDS encoding GTP-binding protein; its protein translation is MDSAAWTPPPETAYVAPTVRRSAKILIVGPAGVGKTTFVDTMSEIAPLHTEESLTSASEGVDDLRHTPAKSTTTVALDFGRRTLNDRLVLYLFGTPGQQRFAYLWRTLANNSLGALVLADTRRLADSFEVMDRVEELGVPYAIAVNVFDDAPRHSVAELREALDPDPDTPVAVCDARDQASCARVLVELVEHVVAASSTGRHAADPTVRL
- a CDS encoding cytochrome P450, coding for MTALSPGHPDQQSRVPLYGEEFTARPEEVYSRLRARGPIVPVLLAPDVPAMLVVDYDTALQVLRSPHVFVKDSRRWQDTAPPDTPVLPMMSWRPNTLYADGERHARLRPPVENSLTAVKPAQLRRFVQSSAINLIQGFTGRGHADLLGEYAAQLPLLVLQQMFGCPAEIAQDMVAAIAALWDGTDPQLANQYLETSVADLVRYKRANPGDDVTTRMIEHPHGLDDDELVHQLIITMGAGAEPLGNWIANALYLLLTEHRVADAVATGSVALDEALDDVLWRFTPLTNYAITYPRHALHLGQVALAADEPVVISMAAINTDPSLHPGGQVPAGNRAHLAFSAGAHTCPASRPARLIATVALETLLDYVPEVELDDQQPLQWRPGPFHRALTALPVRFPAVTTLAEPATGGSECPHRSAR